AGGTCAGTCGCTTCCAGAATTTGTGTGGGACCATATAGAACTGTCAGTTATGCTACCATTTGTATATGGTTCATTAGGATATTTTTTCACCCATTCAATCTTAATATATATTTTCAGTTTTGAGAATCAGTCTTCAAAGTCACGACATGCATACAGTTTACATGTGGTGGATACTAATGGCTGCAAATGGGCAGAAGACAACTCGTGAGTGGCCAGggatttttgtttaattttctttgtCTTGATTCTTAATGCCATGTTTTACTCTTAAGGCAAAAAGAAGGTTGTGCTAACTGTCATTATATCAGGAAAGACCTTTAATGTCCAATTAGGGACCTGCTAAGGTCTGTACAGTTTGTTCAGGGTGGTGTAGATTATATTACCTTCCCAAAAAAGGGTGTAGATTATATTACCTCCCACTGAACTATTAGACTGCCTCCGCGACCCTTCAGGAATGACGATTGCTATGCTTCTGGAGTCAATTGctgctaaggtatgttttctccTCCACCgcttatgttgttatttattcaGGGAAGTGCTTAACAACGCGCAAAAATATTGTGTTCctgattcaaattcaaaagtaagGTGCAGGCACAAagttctttaatttattttaaatagttaGATGATTCGAATCCAAactccactatgtgggaatacaatgGGTTTTTTATTGTCATAGTTAGATGCTTCGGATGGAACTCATTAATTGGGACATCTAAAGAACTAATATATTCGACATTAGTTGTAAGAGCACTTTTAATGTAGTTGAGTAGTACGCTGCCACTAAATGTAGGGCACTTCGCTAGTCTATTCCAATTAGGAGGAGTAAGCTAAAAGAACAAATAAACTTCATAGAGAAAGAGTTATCCATACAACATCTTCTAAATAATTGGTTCTGAATTACTAAAACTTGCAAGGTTAGACTGTATACAATAAGACCCAATTTGGTCCTATCTGTCCCCAGATCCGCATAGCGGGAGATAAGTGCACCATACTGCCCTTTGTAATAGCTACATCTTACTTCGGGTCCATTGCATggcatgtttatttattttatcatctaGTGGGAATCTATTTAATTGTTTTATCCTTTTAACCTCTAAAACCGGTATTGAAGTGCACCGGTCTCCTCTTGTGACTCTTTCAAACTGTACTTTTAACTAATCTTTTATGATAAAGCTAGATACTCTGTCTTCTAGTTGTAAAGTTAAGGCAAATATTAAGATTGTCCAGAATGCTATGAAAGTTCACctaattttttgacaaaaatcTTATTATATCTGCATCTGGATTGGATCACATGCACTTACTTAATGTGAGAAACCATTCGGTTAATATTCGATGATATGTCTTAGCATCAGGCGACCTCCAGAATAACTtcttagattttaaaaaattgagtaTTTTCTTCTCTTAGATTATAACAGGATGGAGATGAAAAAGTTGCATGTAGGTAGGGTGATAATTTGTATTAATGAGCCTATTTTTCGAGATGTAGTCATTGAACTCTACCATAGACGTATCTATAACCATTCAATCCATAGTCCACTCTCATGTCTCTTTATTGTGTCAAACTTGTGCTCTTTACTGAGTTCTTTGTTGTCCGTGTGCAGAATCATTGATGCACGGGCTGTAGTGCTGAGTTAATGTATGTCCTGGAACCAACGAAGAAGGCTGCGGCTGTCAAGTTAATTGATGATTGATTAATGATCTTGTTTCTATGTACGGATACTACTACTATCATTTTTCACGCCTAGCAAGTTAATTGAAGACGGAATAATGATCTTTTTCTATGTAAGGATTCTActactctcattttttatttttttttcatattatttttcaatCATGCTCAATTTTTTCTCACACCAGCATTTTTTCTACTTTGTCTACTGAAACTTGTTTGTGTAAGGAAACACATTCAGCATGATATTTAAAGATGTTTTTCAAACTGTAATTTACGGAGTGAAACAACCACACATATTCTTCATTACATTAGCAAATATCTAATATAGTACTTGTTCATTACAAAATAAACTGAaattaaaattaacataaaaGTTACAGTTGAACATGGACTCGCCTACTCATGTTTCTTTTCCTTCTTAATCACTTTGCGGATCTTGTTGGTGGATTGTTTGTCAGTACATTCAACATCATATTCCTGCATTGACAATTTTCCAACACCTTTGCTTCTTTTGGTATATTGTTTTTCTATGGAATTAACACTAATTTCTGTTACAGATGATCCGCAACCTGATAGATTGTTCTTGATGGGAGTCTGTAATAGATTGCATAGATTAAAACTGTGTTAGATAAGTATAAAACTCGTATTCATACTAAAATTTATTCagcttttttattttgataaatatctgtataataattatgtaaatgataaaataaagtttttaataATTATCACTCTCTTTTGTTTGCGTCAAAGGTTGATAtgcaaagaaaaaagatgaatatccATTACAAAAGGTATGTTATTACTTTATAGCAAATTATTATactttttgaaaagtttagattTAAACACCTTCAAATGTAACATATAATTACCTCAAAAAGCTCATCACCTCCCTTGTTTTGTGCACCTTCAAACAGAGCATCTTAATGAAATATAGTAAtgtcattaaaataaaatttataatttttatagaaCTTGAGATTTATATTTCTTTATAAGAAGTACCACTTACAGTGTATTTTAGTGAAGGATGACAATATTCCTTGAAAAGAGATTCATCATCAGCAAATTTTAGAACTTTGTAGATTTCATCCTGCTTGTATATATTAGATTCCTTCACCATGACCTTAAACATGAGTCTTTTTTCAACGATATCATTCAATTCACTTGGATACGAACATTCATCATTATCAATTAAGCTCTCCTTTAGCTCTTTTGCAGTTTTCCCCATAAGTTGCACAGCTTCATGGTTCCAAAGTAATAGGGTTATAAGACCAGTTCCATCCATTACACGCACTTGTAGCCTATACCTGAAATTCATTCTTTatcattttaataaaataaagttttttcTTAATAATAATTCATGTAGGATTGTAATAACCTGTGAACAACTTTTGCCTCTGAATTGCATTTTGGACAAAAAAATGAGTTTCCATCTTGTTCAACCTTTATAATACACTTGTTGCAAGCCATGTATGATCAACCATGATCAAGATCAAAACAAACAACTTTTGCAGCAATCCAATAGCTAGCTTCCTGTTTGATAGAGAAAATATTGTTATAATATTTAAACACATTGTGTTAAGTTAATCGGGAATGAAAAAGTTTATTCAACTCACTTCTGTGCATACAATcaaattattgatatatttaaaagGTACAATTCCTTTGACTAACTCATCCGTGATAGAATAACACTGTTGAGAACTTGTCTGGCTAAGCCGCTCATAGTTAGAATAACATGCTGCATTTAATCTGAATGAAAAATAGTATAAAATTATACATTTATCtatattctaaattttaatattaaatttagttgattaatGTGTTAAACAATAGTTGGATGTGACAAACCTGGATTTAAAAGCAATAGATTGCGGTAGAGATGGATTTATCCATAGCTTAGTTTGATACCAACAACTACGAACGGAGTAGacatctgtttgaaataatatttagaatttgaaaataaaaataatttttgaataaatctGTTATGTATTATAGTTTGAAATATTCGAACCTCTGAATTTTTGAACCTTCATAAATTGAAGAACCACAATCAAATGTTCATCTGTGGATGCACTCAAATAAGGTTGAATTTGATCCACAA
This DNA window, taken from Capsicum annuum cultivar UCD-10X-F1 unplaced genomic scaffold, UCD10Xv1.1 ctg1490, whole genome shotgun sequence, encodes the following:
- the LOC124890275 gene encoding uncharacterized protein LOC124890275 codes for the protein MACNKCIIKVEQDGNSFFCPKCNSEAKVVHRYRLQVRVMDGTGLITLLLWNHEAVQLMGKTAKELKESLIDNDECSYPSELNDIVEKRLMFKVMVKESNIYKQDEIYKVLKFADDESLFKEYCHPSLKYTVSGTSYKEI